A single genomic interval of Aegicerativicinus sediminis harbors:
- a CDS encoding TolB family protein: MTLVLFSSCKNNSDSEQPDSSIENRQEQIEKLKDSLIYPEETHFKSIEQITFGGDNAEAYWSFDDKQIVFQSNNTNWSVECDQMFLMNVGETFKDTVPPMISTGMGRTTCAYFLPDNKHIVYASTHLGGEKCPDAPLRKNGKYVWPIYDSYDIFVADLEGNITGQLTNEPGYDAEATVSPKGDKIVFTSTRSGDIELYTMNLDGSDVKQITNELGYDGGAFFSPDGTKIIFRASRPKTEEQITEYKKLLSEGLVQPTEMELFICNADGSGLRQLTFLGNANWSPFFHPSGKKILFSSNFEAERGFPFNLYMIDLDGKNLERITHGETFDAFPVFSNDGKKLIFSSNRNNGGGRDTNLFIAEWVD, from the coding sequence ATGACTCTTGTTCTATTTTCTAGTTGTAAAAACAATTCTGATTCGGAACAGCCAGATTCTTCTATCGAAAACAGACAAGAGCAAATTGAGAAATTAAAAGACTCTCTTATATATCCTGAAGAGACCCATTTTAAATCTATCGAACAAATTACATTTGGCGGAGATAATGCCGAGGCTTATTGGAGTTTTGATGACAAACAAATTGTTTTCCAGTCTAATAATACCAATTGGAGTGTAGAATGCGACCAGATGTTTTTAATGAATGTTGGTGAAACGTTTAAAGACACTGTGCCTCCAATGATAAGTACAGGGATGGGAAGAACTACCTGTGCGTATTTTTTACCTGACAACAAACATATTGTATATGCTTCTACACATTTAGGAGGAGAAAAATGCCCAGATGCACCATTGCGAAAAAACGGAAAATATGTCTGGCCTATTTATGATAGTTATGACATATTTGTTGCCGATTTGGAAGGCAACATTACTGGCCAACTCACCAATGAACCTGGTTATGATGCAGAAGCCACAGTTTCTCCAAAAGGCGATAAAATTGTATTTACTTCCACTCGAAGTGGTGATATTGAATTATATACCATGAATTTGGATGGCAGTGATGTAAAACAGATTACAAACGAATTGGGTTATGATGGAGGTGCATTTTTCTCTCCAGACGGGACCAAAATTATTTTTAGGGCATCCCGTCCAAAAACGGAAGAGCAAATTACAGAGTACAAAAAATTATTGTCTGAAGGATTGGTGCAGCCAACTGAAATGGAGCTTTTTATTTGCAATGCAGACGGATCAGGTTTAAGGCAATTGACCTTTTTAGGCAATGCCAATTGGAGTCCATTTTTTCATCCTTCTGGAAAGAAGATCTTGTTCTCCTCAAATTTTGAAGCCGAACGAGGATTCCCGTTTAACCTTTATATGATTGATCTAGATGGGAAAAACTTGGAACGCATAACACACGGAGAAACGTTTGATGCCTTCCCGGTATTTTCCAATGATGGTAAAAAATTGATTTTCTCCTCAAACCGAAACAACGGTGGTGGCCGAGATACCAACCTGTTTATAGCGGAGTGGGTGGATTAA
- a CDS encoding M28 family peptidase, with the protein MRLALTLFFLGLIVSCKQEKTYTNLIKEDVEILADDAFAGRQVGTEGEISAGDYVAERFKELGLEPAGDVGYFQTFSFKPKTDPHQEIQYTIKDGDSVVSGRNVIGFMDNGSKNTVVIGAHYDHLGLGAEGSLYRGETQEIHNGADDNASGVAVMLDLVQRLKGNHKKNNYLFIAFSAEEMGLLGSNFFAKNSTHPVEQLNYMINMDMVGRLKADSTLAVYGTGTSARFKQAINSRNTNFKIIEHESGIGPSDHTSFYNINIPVLHFFTGQHEDYHKPSDDSNLLNYEGMEMISEYIFNVISELDKAGKLAFKATKNESEEVPRFKVGLGVIPDYLFDGKGMRIDGVTEGRPGQKAGLQKGDIVVKLGDSSIVDMMSYMRALSAFKEGDSTTFKATRDTDTISGTIQF; encoded by the coding sequence ATGAGGCTAGCTCTCACTTTATTTTTTTTAGGACTAATTGTTTCATGTAAACAAGAAAAAACCTATACCAACCTAATTAAAGAAGATGTTGAAATTTTGGCTGATGATGCTTTTGCCGGAAGACAAGTGGGCACGGAAGGTGAAATTTCCGCTGGAGATTACGTGGCTGAACGCTTTAAAGAATTAGGCCTTGAACCTGCTGGAGACGTAGGTTATTTTCAAACGTTTAGTTTCAAACCGAAAACGGACCCCCATCAAGAAATACAGTATACTATAAAAGATGGGGATAGTGTGGTGTCTGGCAGAAACGTTATTGGATTTATGGATAACGGGTCAAAAAACACTGTTGTTATAGGGGCGCATTACGATCATTTAGGGCTTGGCGCCGAGGGATCTCTTTATAGAGGAGAAACCCAAGAAATCCATAATGGGGCAGATGATAATGCTAGCGGAGTTGCGGTAATGCTAGATTTGGTTCAAAGGCTAAAAGGAAACCATAAGAAAAACAACTATCTCTTCATTGCATTTTCGGCAGAGGAAATGGGCCTTTTGGGATCTAATTTTTTCGCAAAAAATAGCACGCATCCCGTTGAACAGCTTAATTATATGATTAATATGGATATGGTCGGAAGGCTTAAGGCAGATAGTACATTGGCGGTTTATGGAACTGGGACTTCCGCACGTTTTAAGCAAGCGATAAACAGTAGAAATACAAATTTCAAAATAATTGAACATGAATCTGGGATTGGTCCTTCAGATCATACTTCCTTTTATAACATCAATATTCCCGTGCTGCATTTTTTTACAGGCCAGCATGAAGATTACCATAAGCCTTCAGACGACTCCAATCTATTAAATTATGAAGGCATGGAAATGATTTCTGAATATATTTTTAATGTAATTTCTGAATTGGATAAGGCAGGAAAATTAGCTTTTAAGGCCACCAAAAATGAAAGTGAAGAAGTGCCAAGATTTAAGGTTGGTTTAGGAGTTATTCCAGATTATTTATTTGATGGCAAGGGCATGCGCATAGATGGTGTTACTGAAGGTAGGCCGGGCCAAAAAGCCGGACTACAAAAAGGAGATATTGTTGTTAAGTTGGGCGATAGTAGCATTGTCGATATGATGAGCTATATGAGAGCATTATCTGCTTTTAAAGAAGGTGATTCTACTACTTTTAAAGCAACGCGAGATACAGATACAATCTCCGGAACCATTCAATTCTAA